One Phenylobacterium hankyongense DNA segment encodes these proteins:
- a CDS encoding 2OG-Fe(II) oxygenase, translating into MSLASPQIAVAAEVAQSIRSSLARAAYRDRPFPNWRLDRLLPEAVARQLAALPFTAPDLGGISGRRELHNPTRRYFAGQVLDEVPQARAVAEAFQSAAVLRAVMMLTGALLVGSFLRIEYALDVDGFWLEPHTDLGVKTFTLLFQFGGAGQEGLGTDLYLGPGAWTERIPFGWNTAIAFVPSDRTWHGFEPRTIEGVRRSMIVNFVTDAWRAREELAFPDRPAALD; encoded by the coding sequence ATGTCGCTGGCCAGCCCGCAGATCGCTGTGGCCGCAGAGGTCGCCCAGTCCATCAGGTCCAGCCTGGCGCGCGCGGCCTATCGGGACCGGCCGTTCCCCAACTGGCGGCTCGACCGCCTGCTGCCGGAGGCCGTGGCGCGGCAGCTGGCGGCGCTGCCCTTCACCGCGCCTGACCTGGGCGGGATCTCCGGCCGGCGGGAGCTGCACAATCCGACGCGGCGGTATTTCGCCGGCCAGGTCCTCGACGAGGTTCCGCAGGCGCGGGCGGTGGCCGAGGCCTTTCAGAGCGCGGCGGTGCTGCGCGCGGTCATGATGCTCACCGGCGCGCTACTGGTGGGGAGCTTCCTGCGGATCGAGTACGCGCTCGACGTCGACGGCTTCTGGCTGGAGCCGCATACCGACCTCGGCGTGAAGACCTTCACCCTGCTGTTCCAGTTTGGTGGGGCGGGCCAGGAAGGACTCGGGACGGACCTCTACCTGGGGCCGGGGGCCTGGACCGAGCGCATCCCGTTCGGCTGGAACACCGCCATCGCCTTCGTGCCCTCGGATCGCACCTGGCACGGTTTCGAGCCGCGGACGATCGAGGGCGTGCGCCGCTCGATGATCGTCAACTTCGTCACCGACGCCTGGCGTGCCCGCGAGGAGCTGGCCTTCCCCGACCGGCCGGCGGCGCTGGACTAG
- a CDS encoding acyl-CoA thioesterase has translation MDNLFFDLRATHNPHRWFMPLSPAVCVGPPDNLFMFGGVGLASAIGAMERTCGRPVVWATAQYLSYARPPSIVDLDVWTPAVGKHITQARVVGHVDDKEIFTVNAALGSRPSEISEQWLPMPEAPRPEDCDPADHWRGDGEALHSRIEVRVAKGRYGKAREGNPEEDGRSLLWIRPRERFAIDASMLAIMADFVPSGIGNALGRNAGGNSLDNTIRVRRIVPTEWVLCDIRIHGVHGGFGHGAMYLFAQDGELMATASQSLIVRVRERPEDR, from the coding sequence ATGGACAACCTCTTCTTCGACCTGCGCGCCACGCACAACCCGCATCGGTGGTTCATGCCGCTCTCGCCGGCGGTCTGCGTCGGACCGCCGGACAACCTGTTCATGTTCGGCGGCGTCGGCCTGGCCTCGGCGATCGGAGCCATGGAGCGGACCTGCGGCCGGCCGGTGGTCTGGGCGACCGCGCAGTACCTCTCCTACGCCCGGCCGCCCAGCATCGTGGACCTGGACGTCTGGACCCCGGCGGTGGGCAAGCACATCACCCAGGCCCGCGTCGTCGGCCACGTGGACGACAAGGAGATCTTCACCGTCAACGCCGCCCTCGGCAGCCGCCCGAGCGAGATCTCGGAACAATGGCTGCCGATGCCCGAGGCGCCGCGGCCGGAGGACTGCGACCCGGCCGACCACTGGCGCGGCGACGGCGAGGCCCTGCACAGCCGGATCGAGGTGCGGGTGGCGAAGGGCCGCTACGGCAAGGCGCGGGAGGGCAATCCGGAGGAGGACGGCCGCTCCCTGCTCTGGATCCGGCCGCGGGAACGGTTCGCCATCGACGCCTCCATGCTGGCGATCATGGCCGACTTCGTGCCCTCGGGGATCGGCAACGCCCTCGGCCGCAACGCCGGCGGCAACAGTCTGGACAACACCATCCGCGTGCGGCGGATCGTGCCGACCGAATGGGTGCTCTGCGACATCCGCATCCACGGGGTGCACGGCGGCTTCGGCCACGGCGCCATGTATCTGTTCGCCCAGGACGGGGAGCTGATGGCCACCGCCAGCCAGTCGCTGATCGTGCGGGTGCGGGAGCGGCCGGAAGACCGCTGA
- a CDS encoding pirin family protein, with product MPAKTVIAQHAAYRDDIGDLITRRPVPGPGVEQVDPFLFLNHHGPQTYGPDNNGLPFGPHPHRGFETVTFILDGELAHRDSAGHESVIRAGGVQWMTAGSGLVHEEVSPEDFKRQGGPMEILQLWVNLPGRLKMSTPHYVGVQADQIPALTADQGRATVNLISGAWGGQTGPISSLTGIFMTTIDLKAAGRVGFGSLAGRNVFLYVVRGQVGVNGIAAAPWNLVQLDLDGDMVEIVADEDAFVVFGHGEPINEPVVAHGPFVMNTREEIVQAIRDYQAGLFDAVSA from the coding sequence ATGCCCGCCAAGACCGTCATCGCCCAGCATGCCGCCTACCGCGACGACATTGGCGACCTCATCACCCGCCGGCCGGTGCCCGGCCCGGGCGTGGAGCAGGTCGATCCCTTCCTGTTCCTGAACCACCACGGACCGCAGACCTACGGCCCCGACAACAACGGCCTGCCGTTCGGGCCGCACCCGCATCGCGGCTTCGAGACGGTGACCTTCATCCTCGACGGCGAGCTGGCCCACCGCGATTCCGCCGGCCACGAAAGCGTCATCCGCGCGGGCGGCGTGCAGTGGATGACCGCCGGCTCGGGCCTGGTGCACGAGGAGGTCTCGCCGGAGGACTTCAAGCGCCAGGGCGGCCCCATGGAGATCCTGCAGCTGTGGGTCAATCTGCCCGGTCGGCTGAAGATGAGCACGCCGCACTATGTGGGCGTCCAGGCCGACCAGATCCCCGCCCTCACCGCCGACCAGGGCCGCGCCACCGTCAACCTGATCTCCGGCGCCTGGGGCGGGCAGACGGGTCCGATCAGTTCGCTCACCGGGATTTTCATGACCACCATCGACCTGAAGGCGGCCGGCCGGGTCGGCTTCGGCTCGCTCGCCGGTCGCAACGTCTTCCTCTACGTGGTCCGCGGCCAGGTCGGCGTGAACGGCATCGCCGCGGCGCCCTGGAACCTGGTGCAGCTCGATCTGGACGGCGACATGGTCGAGATCGTCGCCGACGAAGACGCCTTCGTGGTGTTCGGCCACGGCGAGCCGATCAACGAGCCGGTGGTGGCCCACGGTCCCTTCGTGATGAACACCCGCGAGGAGATCGTGCAGGCGATCCGCGACTACCAGGCGGGCCTGTTCGACGCGGTCAGCGCCTAG
- a CDS encoding SDR family NAD(P)-dependent oxidoreductase produces MDLQLKGRTAIVTGGSRGIGRSIAELFADEGANVAICARNPEQVAEAVKALEAKGVKAWGQAVDIADGPALKGFIQAAGETLGGIDALVSNASALVQGAGDAEWQAMFEVDVMGAVRSFDAARPFLEKAAADHGDAAFIITSSVSAAEASGPSAYGAMKAAQIHYAKGLARANAAKRIRCNVVSPGTVLFEGGVWGNVQANMPGLFEQMIKRNPTGRMATPEEIAAATVFLASPRSAFTTGINMLVDGAISQRVNF; encoded by the coding sequence ATGGACCTTCAACTCAAGGGCAGGACCGCGATCGTCACCGGCGGCTCGCGCGGCATCGGCCGCAGCATTGCAGAGCTGTTCGCCGACGAAGGGGCCAACGTCGCCATCTGCGCGCGCAACCCCGAACAGGTCGCCGAAGCCGTCAAGGCGCTCGAGGCCAAGGGTGTGAAGGCCTGGGGCCAGGCGGTGGACATCGCCGACGGCCCAGCCCTGAAGGGCTTCATCCAGGCGGCCGGCGAGACCCTGGGCGGCATCGACGCGCTGGTCTCCAACGCCAGCGCCCTGGTCCAGGGCGCTGGCGACGCCGAATGGCAGGCGATGTTCGAGGTCGACGTGATGGGCGCCGTCCGCAGCTTCGACGCCGCCCGGCCCTTCCTCGAGAAGGCCGCCGCGGATCACGGCGATGCGGCCTTCATCATCACCTCGTCGGTGTCGGCGGCGGAAGCCAGCGGCCCGTCGGCCTACGGCGCCATGAAGGCCGCGCAGATCCACTACGCCAAGGGCCTGGCGCGGGCCAACGCCGCCAAGCGGATCCGCTGCAACGTCGTCTCGCCGGGCACGGTGCTCTTCGAGGGGGGCGTCTGGGGCAATGTGCAGGCCAACATGCCCGGCCTGTTCGAGCAGATGATCAAGCGCAATCCGACCGGACGCATGGCGACCCCGGAGGAGATCGCCGCGGCGACGGTGTTCCTGGCCAGCCCCCGCTCGGCGTTCACCACCGGCATCAACATGCTGGTGGACGGCGCGATCTCGCAGCGGGTGAACTTCTAG